One Cedecea neteri DNA segment encodes these proteins:
- a CDS encoding beta-ketoacyl-ACP synthase III, whose protein sequence is MHTKIIGTGSFLPEQVRTNADLEKMVDTTDEWIVTRTGIRERRIAGPNETVSTMGYEAALHALDMAGIDKNDIGLIVVATTSSTHAFPSAACQIQAMLGIKGCPAFDVAAACAGFTYALSIADQYVKSGAVKNALVIGADVLARTCDPEDRSTIIIFGDGAGAVVLGASEEPGIISTHLHADGSYGDLLTLPNVDRVNPENSVHLTMAGNEVFKVAVTELAHIVDETLAANNLDRTALDWLVPHQANLRIISATAKKLGMPMDNVVVTLDRHGNTSAASVPAALDEAVRDGRIKRGQLVLLEAFGGGFTWGSALVRF, encoded by the coding sequence ATGCATACGAAGATTATTGGTACCGGCAGCTTCCTGCCTGAACAAGTGCGTACTAACGCTGACCTGGAAAAAATGGTTGATACGACTGACGAGTGGATTGTCACCCGTACAGGTATCCGTGAGCGCCGAATTGCGGGCCCGAATGAAACCGTTTCAACCATGGGTTATGAAGCTGCGCTTCATGCACTGGATATGGCTGGCATTGATAAAAATGACATCGGCCTGATTGTTGTAGCGACAACCTCTTCCACGCACGCTTTCCCAAGCGCGGCTTGCCAAATTCAGGCGATGCTGGGAATTAAAGGTTGCCCGGCGTTTGATGTGGCGGCGGCATGCGCAGGCTTTACCTACGCGTTAAGCATTGCCGATCAGTACGTGAAGTCTGGCGCAGTGAAAAATGCGCTGGTTATCGGGGCCGATGTGCTGGCACGCACCTGCGATCCTGAAGATCGCAGTACCATTATTATTTTTGGCGACGGCGCGGGTGCCGTTGTACTAGGGGCGTCTGAAGAGCCAGGTATCATTTCTACCCATCTGCATGCAGACGGTAGTTATGGCGATCTGTTGACGCTGCCGAACGTCGATCGCGTGAATCCTGAAAATTCAGTTCACCTGACGATGGCCGGGAACGAAGTGTTTAAAGTCGCGGTGACCGAGCTGGCTCATATCGTCGACGAAACCCTGGCTGCGAACAACCTCGATCGCACGGCGCTCGACTGGCTGGTACCGCATCAGGCTAACCTGCGCATCATCAGCGCGACCGCGAAGAAGCTCGGTATGCCGATGGATAATGTTGTCGTGACCCTGGATCGTCATGGCAACACCTCTGCTGCATCCGTCCCTGCTGCGTTGGATGAAGCGGTACGTGATGGCCGTATTAAACGCGGTCAACTGGTGCTGCTGGAAGCGTTCGGTGGCGGCTTCACCTGGGGCTCTGCACTGGTTCGTTTTTGA
- the fabD gene encoding ACP S-malonyltransferase, with product MTQFAMVFPGQGSQSVGMLADLAASYPVIEATFREASDALGYDLWALTQQGPAEELNKTWQTQPALLTASVALWRVWQQQGGKAPALLAGHSLGEYSALVCAGVIDFADAVRLVELRGKLMQDAVPEGTGAMSAIIGLDDASIAKACEESAQGQVVSPVNFNSPGQVVIAGNKEAVERAGAACKAAGAKRALPLPVSVPSHCALMKPAADKLAVALENITFNTPAIPVVNNVDVKCETAADAIRSALVRQLYSPVQWTKSVEFMAAQGVSQLLEVGPGKVLTGLTKRIVDTMTATAINEPATLSAALEQ from the coding sequence ATGACGCAATTTGCTATGGTGTTTCCGGGACAGGGTTCCCAGTCCGTTGGCATGCTGGCCGATCTCGCGGCAAGCTATCCGGTGATTGAAGCCACGTTCCGCGAAGCCTCTGACGCGCTGGGCTACGACCTGTGGGCGCTGACGCAGCAAGGGCCAGCGGAAGAGCTGAACAAAACCTGGCAGACTCAGCCTGCACTGTTGACGGCTTCTGTCGCCCTGTGGCGCGTTTGGCAGCAGCAGGGTGGTAAAGCGCCTGCACTATTAGCTGGCCACAGCTTGGGTGAGTATTCCGCGCTGGTTTGTGCGGGCGTGATTGATTTCGCCGATGCTGTTCGCCTGGTTGAGCTGCGCGGCAAGCTGATGCAGGATGCCGTTCCGGAAGGAACTGGCGCGATGTCTGCCATTATCGGTCTGGACGATGCTTCTATTGCAAAAGCCTGTGAAGAGTCAGCCCAGGGGCAGGTTGTCTCTCCGGTGAACTTTAACTCCCCGGGCCAGGTTGTGATCGCCGGTAACAAAGAAGCCGTTGAGCGTGCAGGCGCTGCGTGTAAAGCAGCGGGCGCAAAACGTGCGCTGCCATTGCCGGTTAGCGTGCCGTCCCACTGCGCACTGATGAAGCCTGCAGCGGATAAGCTGGCAGTGGCTCTGGAAAACATCACCTTTAACACACCGGCAATTCCGGTCGTGAACAACGTTGACGTGAAGTGTGAAACTGCGGCAGACGCTATCCGTAGCGCGCTGGTACGTCAGCTCTATAGCCCGGTCCAGTGGACGAAATCCGTGGAATTTATGGCGGCGCAGGGCGTTTCCCAGCTGCTGGAAGTGGGCCCAGGTAAAGTATTGACCGGGCTGACCAAACGTATTGTTGACACCATGACGGCAACGGCCATTAATGAGCCTGCAACGCTGTCAGCGGCGCTTGAACAATAA
- the fabG gene encoding 3-oxoacyl-ACP reductase FabG: protein MSFEGKIALVTGASRGIGRAIAETLVARGAKVIGTATSESGAQAISDYLGENGKGFMLNVTDPASIEAVLDSIRKEFGEVDILVNNAGITRDNLLMRMKEDEWNDIVETNLSSVFRLSKAVMRAMMKKRHGRIITIGSVVGTMGNAGQANYAAAKAGLIGFSKSLAREVASRGITVNVVAPGFIETDMTRALSDEQRAGILAQVPAGRLGDANEIASAVAFLASDEAGYISGETLHVNGGMYMV, encoded by the coding sequence ATGAGTTTTGAAGGAAAAATTGCGCTGGTCACCGGCGCTAGCCGTGGTATCGGCCGCGCCATCGCAGAGACCTTAGTGGCTCGCGGGGCAAAAGTTATCGGGACTGCGACCAGCGAAAGTGGCGCGCAGGCCATCAGCGATTATCTGGGCGAAAACGGCAAAGGCTTCATGCTGAACGTGACCGACCCGGCTTCTATTGAAGCCGTGCTGGACAGCATTCGCAAAGAGTTTGGCGAAGTGGATATTCTGGTGAACAACGCCGGCATCACTCGTGATAACCTGCTGATGCGCATGAAAGAAGACGAATGGAACGACATTGTCGAAACCAATCTGTCATCTGTTTTCCGTCTGTCAAAAGCGGTAATGCGAGCTATGATGAAAAAGCGTCATGGGCGTATTATCACTATCGGTTCTGTGGTTGGTACCATGGGAAATGCTGGTCAGGCTAACTACGCTGCGGCGAAGGCTGGTTTGATTGGCTTCAGTAAATCGCTGGCGCGTGAAGTCGCGTCCCGCGGTATTACTGTGAACGTTGTTGCTCCGGGCTTTATTGAAACGGACATGACGCGTGCGCTCTCTGATGAACAGCGTGCGGGTATTCTGGCGCAGGTTCCTGCGGGTCGCTTAGGCGACGCAAATGAAATCGCCAGTGCTGTAGCATTTTTAGCCTCTGACGAAGCTGGGTACATCTCTGGTGAGACCCTGCACGTCAACGGCGGAATGTATATGGTTTAA
- the acpP gene encoding acyl carrier protein has translation MSTIEERVKKIIGEQLGVKQEEVVNTASFVEDLGADSLDTVELVMALEEEFDTEIPDEEAEKITTVQAAIDYINGHQA, from the coding sequence ATGAGCACTATCGAAGAACGCGTTAAGAAAATCATTGGCGAACAACTGGGCGTTAAGCAAGAAGAAGTAGTGAACACCGCTTCCTTCGTTGAGGACCTGGGCGCTGATTCTCTTGACACCGTTGAGCTGGTAATGGCTCTGGAAGAAGAGTTTGATACTGAGATTCCGGACGAAGAAGCTGAGAAAATCACCACCGTTCAGGCTGCCATTGATTACATCAACGGCCACCAGGCGTAA
- the fabF gene encoding beta-ketoacyl-ACP synthase II yields MSKRRVVVTGLGMLSPVGNTVESTWKALLAGQSGISLIDHFDTSAYATKFAGLVKDFNCEDIISRKDQRKMDEFIQYGIVAGIQAMQDSGLEVTEENANRIGAAIGSGIGGLTLIEENHSSLVNGGPRKISPFFVPSTIVNMVAGHLTIMLGLRGPSISIATACTSGVHNIGHAARIIAYGDADAMLAGGAEKASSPLGVGGFGAARALSTRNDNPQAASRPWDKDRDGFVLGDGAGVIVLEEYEHAKKRGAKIYAEVVGFGMSSDAYHMTSPPENGAGAALAMENALRDAGISAGQVGYVNAHGTSTPAGDKAETQAVKSIFGADASRVMVSSTKSMTGHLLGAAGAVESIYSILALRDQAVPPTINLDNPDVGCDLDFVPHEARQVSGLEYTLCNSFGFGGTNGSLIFKKI; encoded by the coding sequence GTGTCTAAGCGTCGTGTAGTTGTGACCGGACTGGGCATGTTGTCTCCTGTCGGCAATACCGTAGAGTCTACCTGGAAAGCTCTCCTTGCCGGTCAGAGTGGCATCAGCCTGATCGACCATTTCGATACTAGCGCCTATGCAACGAAATTTGCTGGCTTAGTAAAGGATTTTAACTGTGAAGACATCATCTCGCGCAAAGATCAGCGCAAGATGGATGAATTCATTCAATATGGAATTGTTGCTGGCATTCAGGCCATGCAGGATTCTGGCCTCGAAGTAACGGAAGAAAATGCGAACCGCATCGGCGCTGCAATTGGCTCTGGTATCGGTGGCCTGACGCTGATTGAAGAGAACCACTCTTCTTTAGTTAATGGTGGTCCTCGTAAGATCAGCCCGTTCTTCGTGCCTTCAACGATCGTCAACATGGTGGCAGGTCACCTGACCATTATGCTGGGTCTGCGTGGTCCGAGCATTTCCATTGCCACGGCTTGTACCTCTGGCGTACACAATATTGGCCATGCAGCACGTATCATTGCCTATGGCGATGCAGACGCAATGCTGGCAGGTGGTGCAGAAAAAGCCAGTAGCCCGCTGGGCGTTGGTGGCTTTGGCGCGGCGCGCGCACTGTCTACTCGTAACGACAACCCGCAAGCGGCGAGCCGCCCGTGGGATAAAGATCGTGACGGCTTCGTACTGGGCGACGGCGCAGGCGTCATCGTACTGGAAGAGTACGAACACGCGAAAAAACGCGGCGCGAAAATTTATGCAGAAGTTGTTGGCTTTGGTATGAGCAGCGATGCCTACCACATGACTTCTCCACCAGAAAACGGCGCAGGTGCTGCGCTGGCGATGGAAAACGCACTGCGCGATGCAGGGATCTCCGCAGGGCAGGTTGGCTACGTCAACGCCCACGGCACCTCTACACCAGCAGGCGATAAAGCCGAAACGCAGGCGGTTAAGTCTATCTTTGGTGCTGATGCAAGCCGCGTGATGGTGAGCTCAACCAAATCGATGACCGGCCACCTGTTAGGTGCGGCGGGTGCAGTAGAATCTATCTACTCCATCCTTGCGCTGCGCGATCAGGCCGTGCCGCCAACCATCAACCTCGATAACCCGGATGTTGGCTGCGATCTGGACTTCGTGCCACACGAAGCACGTCAGGTGAGCGGTCTGGAGTACACTCTGTGTAACTCCTTCGGTTTCGGTGGTACCAACGGTTCGTTGATCTTCAAGAAGATCTAA
- the pabC gene encoding aminodeoxychorismate lyase, whose amino-acid sequence MFLINGQWQETLPANDRAIQFGDGCFTTARVIDGAICFQADHLHRLQQACEALMIGPVDWEELNDEMNMLAATETSAVLKVIISRGAGGRGYSASDCTQPTRILSLSPYPAFYSAWREQGITLALSPIKLGINPALAGIKHLNRLEQVLIRTHLEQTAAQEALVLDSQGSLVECCAANLFWRKGDDVYTPRINGAGVNGTMRQRIIACLADSSWRLHEVNEGLETLADADEVIICNALMPVVPVNQAQDWHYTSRELCCFLAPLCE is encoded by the coding sequence ATGTTTCTTATTAATGGTCAATGGCAGGAAACGCTACCGGCGAACGACCGGGCGATTCAGTTTGGTGACGGCTGCTTTACCACCGCCCGCGTTATTGATGGTGCAATATGTTTTCAGGCGGATCATCTTCACCGCCTGCAGCAAGCCTGCGAAGCATTAATGATAGGGCCGGTTGACTGGGAAGAACTCAACGATGAGATGAACATGCTCGCAGCCACTGAAACCAGTGCCGTACTCAAGGTGATTATTTCTCGCGGTGCCGGGGGGCGTGGCTACAGTGCGTCAGATTGCACACAGCCTACGCGAATACTCTCTCTTTCGCCTTACCCTGCCTTTTATTCCGCCTGGCGCGAGCAGGGGATCACACTGGCGCTCAGCCCGATAAAGTTAGGGATCAATCCTGCGCTGGCAGGCATTAAACATCTTAACCGGCTTGAACAGGTTCTTATTCGTACGCATCTTGAACAGACAGCCGCCCAGGAGGCGCTGGTTCTTGACAGTCAGGGGAGCCTGGTGGAATGCTGTGCGGCTAATTTATTCTGGCGCAAAGGCGATGACGTTTATACGCCGCGTATTAACGGTGCGGGCGTGAATGGCACGATGCGTCAGCGCATTATTGCGTGCCTGGCTGATTCCTCCTGGCGGCTGCATGAGGTCAATGAAGGCCTGGAAACGCTGGCCGATGCGGATGAAGTCATCATTTGCAATGCGCTCATGCCGGTTGTACCGGTGAACCAGGCCCAGGACTGGCACTATACATCGCGTGAACTTTGCTGTTTCTTAGCGCCACTTTGTGAGTAA
- the yceG gene encoding cell division protein YceG produces MKKMFRFFLVLLIVLGIAAGAGMWKVRQLAKAPLPIKQETIFTLKQGTGRLALGTQLYEEKLITRPRVFQWLLRVEPELAKFKAGTYRLTPGMTVTDMLRLLASGKEAQFPLRFVEGMRLSDLLEQLRDAPYIQHTLKDDSYSTVAEVLKFEHPEWVEGWFYPDTWMYTANTTDVALLKRVHQKMVKAVGQAWESKADGLPYKTENDLVTMASIIEKETAVAAERDQVASVFINRLRIGMRLQTDPTVIYGMGESYNGKLTRKDLETPTPYNTYVISGLPPGPIAVPSEASLQAAAHPAKTPYLYFVADGKGGHTFSTNLTNHNKAVQVYIKALKDKNGQ; encoded by the coding sequence ATGAAAAAAATGTTTCGTTTCTTTCTGGTTTTGCTGATTGTGCTTGGCATCGCCGCCGGTGCAGGCATGTGGAAAGTGCGCCAGCTGGCAAAAGCGCCGCTGCCCATTAAACAGGAAACCATTTTCACCCTGAAGCAGGGCACCGGACGTTTAGCTCTGGGCACCCAGCTTTATGAAGAAAAACTGATTACTCGCCCGCGAGTTTTCCAATGGTTGCTGCGCGTTGAACCGGAGCTGGCCAAATTTAAGGCGGGTACATACCGTCTTACTCCAGGAATGACGGTTACCGACATGCTCCGCCTGCTGGCCAGTGGGAAAGAGGCGCAGTTCCCGCTGCGCTTTGTGGAAGGTATGCGCCTGAGCGATTTACTCGAGCAGCTGCGAGATGCCCCATACATTCAGCACACGCTAAAAGACGACAGCTATTCGACCGTGGCGGAGGTGCTGAAATTTGAGCACCCTGAATGGGTCGAGGGCTGGTTCTACCCGGACACCTGGATGTACACCGCCAACACCACAGATGTCGCTTTGCTTAAGCGTGTGCATCAAAAAATGGTTAAAGCTGTGGGGCAGGCCTGGGAAAGTAAAGCTGATGGTCTGCCTTACAAAACCGAAAATGATCTGGTGACGATGGCTTCGATCATTGAGAAAGAGACTGCTGTCGCCGCCGAGCGTGACCAGGTGGCCTCGGTCTTTATTAACCGCCTGCGTATTGGTATGCGCCTGCAAACCGATCCCACCGTTATCTACGGGATGGGGGAAAGCTATAATGGTAAGCTCACGCGCAAAGATCTCGAGACGCCCACGCCGTATAACACTTACGTGATTAGCGGCCTGCCGCCAGGCCCGATTGCGGTGCCGAGTGAAGCGTCATTGCAGGCGGCTGCGCATCCGGCAAAAACGCCGTATCTCTATTTTGTTGCTGACGGCAAAGGTGGCCATACGTTTAGCACAAACCTCACCAACCATAACAAAGCGGTGCAGGTGTATATCAAAGCTCTCAAGGATAAAAATGGACAGTAA
- the tmk gene encoding dTMP kinase: MDSKFIVIEGLEGAGKTNAHNVVVATLKELGISELTFTREPGGTPLAERLRELTLNNAGIGDEKVTDKAEVLMFYAARIQLVETVIKPALARGSWVIGDRHDLSTQAYQGGGRQIDQQLLMALRNTVLGDFYPDLTIYLDVTPEVGLTRARARGELDRIEQESIDFFNRTRARYLELAGRDSRIKTIDATQPLDDVSLAVREALLSWFREQQQ, translated from the coding sequence ATGGACAGTAAATTTATCGTCATCGAAGGCCTGGAAGGCGCCGGGAAAACCAATGCCCATAATGTGGTCGTGGCGACCTTAAAAGAGCTGGGTATCAGCGAGCTGACGTTCACGCGTGAACCTGGCGGCACACCGCTTGCCGAGCGCCTGCGTGAGCTAACGCTCAACAATGCCGGGATCGGTGATGAGAAAGTAACGGATAAAGCCGAAGTGCTGATGTTCTACGCGGCGCGCATCCAACTGGTAGAGACGGTGATCAAACCGGCGCTGGCGCGTGGTAGCTGGGTCATTGGCGATCGCCACGATCTCTCCACTCAGGCCTATCAGGGTGGCGGACGTCAGATTGACCAGCAGTTATTGATGGCGCTGCGCAACACCGTACTGGGTGACTTTTATCCTGACCTGACGATTTATCTCGACGTGACGCCTGAAGTGGGGCTGACCCGTGCCCGTGCCCGGGGCGAACTTGATCGTATCGAGCAGGAATCTATCGACTTCTTTAACCGTACGCGCGCGCGTTATCTGGAACTGGCAGGTCGCGATAGCCGCATTAAAACCATCGACGCCACTCAGCCGCTGGATGACGTTTCTCTGGCCGTGCGTGAAGCCTTACTCAGCTGGTTCCGGGAGCAGCAACAGTGA
- the holB gene encoding DNA polymerase III subunit delta', giving the protein MKWYPWLRGAFEQLIGQYQAGRGHHALLVHALPGLGDDALIYALCRWLMCQSPEGNKSCGHCHSCQLMQAGTHPDSYSLEVEKGKSSLGIDAVRDITEKLYGHAQQGGAKVVWLKDADLLTEAAANALLKTLEEPPKNTWFFLSSREPAHLPATLRSRCLYWHLAPPDERFALAWLGREITASVEELQAALRLSSGAPAAALALLQPEQWKARQQLCEKLTQAGEANNMLALLPALNHEDAARRVHWLCALLVDALKWQQGAGAWLTNADVQPLVASLGGRYSPGVLQSLLHHWFTCRDALLNVVGVNRELLLTESLLTWERLAQPGALLHSHHL; this is encoded by the coding sequence GTGAAATGGTATCCGTGGCTGCGCGGCGCGTTCGAGCAGCTTATCGGCCAGTATCAGGCGGGCCGTGGGCATCATGCGCTGCTGGTTCACGCGCTGCCGGGCCTGGGGGATGATGCTTTAATCTACGCCTTGTGCCGCTGGCTGATGTGCCAAAGCCCGGAAGGCAATAAAAGCTGCGGCCACTGCCATAGCTGCCAGCTGATGCAGGCGGGTACGCACCCTGACAGCTACTCCCTTGAAGTAGAAAAAGGCAAATCCAGCCTCGGGATTGATGCCGTGCGAGACATCACCGAAAAGCTTTACGGCCACGCTCAGCAGGGCGGGGCAAAAGTTGTCTGGCTTAAAGATGCCGATCTGCTCACCGAAGCCGCGGCGAACGCGCTGCTGAAAACGCTGGAAGAGCCGCCAAAAAATACCTGGTTCTTTCTGAGCAGCCGCGAACCTGCTCACCTGCCCGCGACGCTTCGCAGCCGCTGCCTTTACTGGCACCTTGCGCCACCGGACGAACGTTTTGCTCTGGCATGGCTGGGGCGCGAAATAACGGCCTCTGTAGAAGAGCTTCAGGCGGCGCTGCGGCTTAGTTCCGGGGCACCTGCCGCAGCGCTGGCTCTTTTACAGCCCGAGCAGTGGAAGGCCCGCCAGCAGCTTTGCGAGAAGCTGACTCAGGCAGGAGAGGCGAACAACATGCTGGCTCTTTTGCCTGCATTAAATCATGAGGATGCTGCCCGCCGCGTCCACTGGCTTTGCGCGCTGCTGGTTGATGCCCTCAAGTGGCAGCAAGGGGCAGGGGCATGGCTCACCAACGCGGATGTGCAGCCGCTGGTGGCAAGCCTTGGCGGACGCTATTCTCCGGGCGTGTTACAAAGCCTGCTTCACCACTGGTTCACCTGCCGCGATGCTTTACTTAACGTAGTCGGCGTTAACCGCGAGCTTCTGCTCACGGAAAGCCTTCTTACGTGGGAGCGTCTGGCTCAGCCAGGCGCACTGCTTCACTCACATCATCTCTAA
- a CDS encoding metal-dependent hydrolase, whose translation MFLVDSHCHLDGLDYQSLHKNVDDVLEKAAARDVKFCLAVATTLEGYRGMRELVGERNNVAFSCGVHPLNQDEEYDVEELRRLAAEPGVIAMGETGLDYFYTPETKPRQQESFRNHIRIGRELNKPVIVHTRDARADTLSILQEEKVTECGGVLHCFTEDRETAGKLLDMGFYISFSGIVTFRNAEQLRDAARYVPLDRMLVETDSPYLAPVPHRGKENQPAMTRDVAEYMAVLKGVSLEELAIATTQNFADLFHVPLSRLQSL comes from the coding sequence ATGTTTCTGGTCGACTCACACTGCCATCTCGATGGCCTGGATTATCAATCCCTGCATAAAAACGTCGATGACGTTCTGGAAAAAGCGGCCGCCAGGGACGTGAAGTTTTGCCTGGCTGTGGCGACTACCCTTGAGGGTTATCGGGGAATGCGTGAGCTGGTGGGGGAGCGTAACAACGTGGCCTTCTCGTGTGGCGTACATCCGCTGAACCAGGACGAAGAGTACGACGTTGAAGAGCTGCGCCGCCTGGCCGCCGAACCCGGCGTTATCGCGATGGGGGAAACCGGGCTGGATTACTTCTATACGCCGGAAACAAAACCGCGCCAGCAGGAATCTTTCCGTAACCATATCCGCATTGGCCGCGAGCTGAACAAGCCGGTGATCGTCCACACACGTGATGCCCGCGCCGATACGCTGAGCATTCTGCAGGAAGAAAAAGTGACAGAGTGCGGCGGGGTACTACACTGTTTCACGGAAGACAGAGAAACGGCGGGTAAACTGCTGGATATGGGGTTTTACATCTCTTTTTCCGGGATAGTGACCTTCCGGAATGCCGAGCAGCTGCGTGACGCCGCGCGTTATGTCCCGCTGGACAGAATGCTGGTGGAAACAGACTCCCCGTATCTTGCACCAGTGCCACATCGCGGGAAAGAAAACCAGCCGGCCATGACGCGTGATGTTGCCGAATATATGGCCGTACTGAAGGGCGTTTCGCTGGAAGAACTGGCTATTGCCACCACGCAGAACTTTGCTGATTTGTTCCACGTCCCCTTATCCCGCCTGCAATCTCTCTGA
- the ptsG gene encoding PTS glucose transporter subunit IIBC produces MFKNAFANLQKVGKSLMLPVSVLPIAGILLGVGSANFSWLPVVVSHVMAEAGGSVFANMPLIFAIGVALGFTNNDGVSALASVVAYGIMVKTMAVVAPLVLHLPAEEIAAKHLADTGVLGGIISGAIAAYMFNRFYRIKLPEYLGFFAGKRFVPIISGLAAIFTGVVLSFIWPPIGTAIQTFSQWAAYQNPVVAFGIYGFIERCLVPFGLHHIWNVPFQMQIGEYTNAAGQVFHGDIPRYMAGDPTAGKLSGGFLFKMYGLPAAAIAIWHSAKPENRAKVGGIMISAALTSFLTGITEPIEFSFMFVAPILYVIHAILAGLAFPICILLGMRDGTSFSHGLIDFIVLSGNSSKLWLFPIVGICYAIVYYTIFRVLIKALDLKTPGREDATAETTAGATSEMAPALVSAFGGKENITNLDACITRLRVSVADVAKVDQAGLKKLGAAGVVVAGSGVQAIFGTKSDNLKTEMDEWIRNN; encoded by the coding sequence ATGTTTAAGAATGCATTTGCTAACCTGCAAAAGGTGGGTAAATCGCTGATGCTGCCAGTCTCCGTACTGCCTATCGCAGGTATCCTGCTGGGCGTCGGGTCTGCAAACTTCAGCTGGCTGCCGGTCGTTGTCTCTCACGTTATGGCGGAAGCGGGCGGTTCAGTCTTCGCCAACATGCCGCTTATTTTTGCTATCGGTGTGGCGCTGGGCTTCACTAACAACGATGGCGTATCTGCCCTGGCGTCGGTTGTTGCCTATGGCATCATGGTGAAAACCATGGCCGTGGTCGCGCCTCTGGTCCTGCACCTGCCTGCGGAAGAAATTGCAGCTAAACACCTGGCGGATACCGGTGTGCTTGGCGGTATTATCTCCGGTGCAATTGCGGCCTACATGTTCAACCGTTTCTATCGCATCAAGCTGCCTGAGTATCTGGGCTTCTTCGCCGGCAAACGCTTTGTACCGATTATCTCCGGTCTGGCGGCTATCTTCACCGGCGTAGTACTGTCCTTCATCTGGCCACCAATCGGTACCGCTATCCAGACCTTCTCTCAGTGGGCTGCATACCAGAACCCGGTTGTTGCCTTCGGTATCTATGGCTTCATCGAGCGCTGCCTGGTACCGTTTGGTCTGCACCATATCTGGAACGTTCCATTCCAGATGCAGATCGGTGAATACACCAACGCTGCGGGCCAGGTATTCCACGGCGACATCCCTCGCTACATGGCAGGCGACCCAACTGCGGGCAAACTGTCCGGTGGCTTCCTGTTCAAAATGTACGGCCTGCCGGCTGCGGCTATTGCTATCTGGCACTCTGCTAAACCAGAGAACCGTGCAAAAGTGGGCGGGATCATGATCTCCGCGGCGCTGACTTCGTTCCTGACCGGTATCACCGAGCCAATCGAATTCTCCTTCATGTTCGTGGCACCGATTCTGTACGTGATTCACGCGATTCTGGCGGGTCTGGCATTCCCTATCTGTATCCTGCTGGGTATGCGTGACGGGACGTCCTTCTCTCACGGTCTGATTGACTTCATCGTACTGAGCGGTAACAGCAGCAAGCTGTGGCTGTTCCCAATTGTCGGTATCTGCTACGCGATCGTGTACTACACCATCTTCCGCGTACTGATTAAGGCACTGGATCTGAAAACCCCGGGTCGTGAAGACGCCACCGCAGAAACCACCGCTGGCGCAACCAGCGAAATGGCACCTGCTCTGGTTAGCGCATTCGGCGGTAAAGAAAACATCACTAACCTCGACGCTTGTATCACCCGTCTGCGCGTTAGCGTGGCCGACGTGGCTAAAGTTGACCAGGCTGGCCTGAAAAAACTGGGTGCAGCAGGTGTGGTTGTCGCAGGTTCCGGCGTTCAGGCTATTTTCGGCACCAAGTCCGATAACCTGAAAACCGAAATGGATGAGTGGATCCGTAACAACTAA
- the hinT gene encoding purine nucleoside phosphoramidase → MAEETIFSKIIRREIPADVVYQDDLVTAFRDISPQAPTHILIIPNVLIPTANDVKAEHELALGRMMTVAAKIAEQEGIAADGYRLIMNCNRHGGQEVYHIHMHLLGGRPLGPMLAHKD, encoded by the coding sequence ATGGCCGAAGAAACTATTTTCAGTAAAATTATTCGTCGTGAAATTCCGGCGGATGTAGTTTACCAGGACGATCTGGTTACCGCGTTTCGTGATATTTCCCCTCAGGCACCGACCCACATCCTTATCATTCCAAACGTGCTTATCCCAACGGCCAATGACGTCAAAGCTGAACACGAGCTTGCGCTAGGGCGGATGATGACCGTTGCAGCTAAAATTGCGGAACAGGAAGGTATCGCCGCTGACGGCTACCGCCTGATCATGAACTGCAACCGTCACGGTGGGCAGGAGGTGTACCATATTCACATGCACCTGCTGGGTGGCCGTCCGTTAGGCCCAATGCTGGCGCATAAGGACTGA
- a CDS encoding YcfL family protein, with product MSRFSLSLLAMLLVAGCSSRPAIPVNNDQTLVMESAVLAAGISAEKPDISQQNGATVAESSLYNEQHKPVTLYYRFYWYDAKGLEIHPLEKVRTVTLPGQSSQRIDSTAAWPGAKKVRLSLSVRSEF from the coding sequence ATGTCGCGCTTTTCCCTGAGTCTGTTAGCGATGCTGCTGGTGGCGGGCTGTAGTTCTCGCCCTGCCATTCCGGTAAACAACGACCAAACCCTGGTCATGGAATCTGCGGTGTTAGCGGCCGGGATTAGCGCGGAAAAACCGGATATCTCTCAGCAGAACGGTGCCACGGTGGCCGAATCATCGCTGTATAATGAGCAGCATAAGCCGGTCACGCTGTACTACCGTTTCTATTGGTACGATGCAAAAGGGCTGGAAATCCACCCGCTTGAAAAAGTACGTACCGTTACCCTCCCGGGGCAGTCTTCGCAGCGCATTGACTCGACTGCAGCCTGGCCGGGGGCCAAAAAAGTACGTCTTTCTCTCTCTGTAAGGAGCGAATTTTGA